In Papaver somniferum cultivar HN1 chromosome 9, ASM357369v1, whole genome shotgun sequence, the genomic stretch agcagggtcgctggacccatcatagcattcgaacgtcgggacagggcatttcaggggaataggggtgttggccaagcgatgcgtcaggggcgtggagttagcttctctcataacctcttctaaccttccccctccttgtttatttttcaattgcctgatctctgccatcatctcatctcgcagttcctccattgcgcgttggtgttctaaattcttcagatcatttccgtttgattctccatcgtcataatccgggtcggatacgctatgtctccttgtcgcgtcttcattggtcgctaggacgactctgcagtcttggtttggctctggtgctttggagcttgcttcatcaagttgttggttggtctttgtgcttagagcaatccgctcctttaaattttgattttctctggccaaaagtgctacagcttctgcgtaaacctgttggttccttctcagttcctcgagctcagccattagttggtgtgattggttggacccctgattgggagtccccgcacgtgccgctacagccgtggcgccgccctcctccatggtctgtactaaaggtggcaggggttcaacttctgttgctggtgtttccaaattggagtgagcgcccctctgcggtgcccgagccgccggtatggtttgattctggttatttgttagcggcattccaaaggttagcagatgcgcgggttggaatgttctggattcatccaccctctcccttggttggttaagttgactcatggcgaaggtattgctagcctccgcagccttcgggactaccgcggcttccccgtattttatcgttgctgctctgagagccgccattgcaacagaattagcgttcatgggtgaagtgatttcagtggtatcctgccttcgattggtcattttagttttatctactttctgcttgcttcgggtgatgatcggggttgtccggggtgtttcttttgacaaagctttggattttcctgcttcctgcgtcttctccatcacgtgcctttttgttgacgaaatctagcgtaaactcgccttctttactcacaacacgttctctctgtataaatttattcaaacagaaacggggatgtccgcgtgaagcgggttagttgtcgaaatacaatttttcaaaagcgggtttattaaaggcgatctttagtatataaaaaaaaactgaaaattgtaaatccgacggattaggacaataacccatgcttgaaacactaactcttatcgaaggcaaaaggtgggtttttgaagataatactgttgacgaatgatctatacagtcagagctgataaaatcgaagcaatcgtatgccaaattagaatgaaatcacaggacaagataaatcttttaccgggacgaagtccctgtttctagcgccaaattgtggacacacgaactacgcgggatCCGAgtgcccgcaatcaattgttaaagtctaaagagattacgatgatgataccctgatgtgggttcattggctcaaaacccgcgggttcatcatggcctcctccatcttccccatgcgtagcgattatgcatggggtacaaatataaaaggaaaacaacatatataagtaaatgcatgcggaactaaatgaatgtaaagtgctgaaatgtaaataagaccaaggtttacgtggttcagcactaaggcctacatccacggggtttgttgttctgctatattattcacggttacacgaatagttgaatgacttgggatttacatatttctctccactatgggattccttacctttgctactctctctctctctctctctttcctgatgtttttttcgatccccttccccctttgtggagattgggtatttataaggtaggaatgtgggacccatctctgaagaccgttggaaccttatcttctagtgtcttgtgtccatcacgcagaggtctgcgtttccccctcgatcccgcggaggcatcttcgctcgttccataggtcggtcgacacgtgcactgctcagagtgtttgatgcgggtggttgaggggtctgctcgtgtcagacaagtgtcttctgcccctgtcagtacgtgtcagctgactttctccccaccgttgatcttagctcctcttctggggatgagataaagcaactcctaggggtttatttggtacttcgtgacgcatcgtgttttgatgtcctggcttgcatgctttccacgtacctttctgtatacacgtgtccgatagtgagatatatgtgtacacagcaGTATAGTGGTAAAGTCGCTGGATAACAATATCAGTGACCTGAGTTTGAACCTAATCAGCATCTAATTCTTTACCGATTAAACAAAGTGCATTATACTCCAAAATCTGCCATTATGACATAAATTAGGTATTGACATAAATCTCTTAAAGCCACTACTAAAATACTATGTCATTAAAATTAAATTTATCAAAGAAATCCAAAATTTATCTCATTAACATGATACCTTATTACATTACCAAAATCcataaaaaacaaaatatatgTCCTATTAGCTGCATTTTTTAAAAAAACTTGATACCACTAAAAAAAATGAATGCCACTTTATGTGATTTGATATAACGGAAGTAACTAAAATCAAAACTATATATACTCCCAACCACATCCACTGAAAAAACGTAAACCAAGAACGATATAAAAAACAAAATACGAGATCTGTGATTGGGTAATCACTTTCCAAGGTTTTCATGGAGATTGTTTGTGCACGTCAAAAAGGAATCAATTCAAGGAAATTTGTTTAATTCGTAGCCACTACTTTAGCCAATATTATGTGAACACGTCGGCTAAGATATTATTTTTTGGGTCCcaatcactttttcgtataaccCGGCTCCAACAGAACCACTTCTGATGTCTTTCACGCCCCACGTGATAACTAAAGAGCCACGCCGTTTGAATCCCAACTTGACCTACACCCCCATTCCTTGTTTTCTTTCCatcctttttttttccaatttataCTGTAAGAAAATCCGATTTAtactcaaaaataaaaataaaaaggaacGAAAAATTTATTTTCATGTCCATGCTGATAGCCACATCACATGTTACACTTGCTTGATAAATGAAAATTTTAAAGAGCCACAAAAAATAAGTTCCAAAATTCCTTCGTACCTTCAAAATTTAATCAAAGCTCATCTTGGCCAACCAATCAAAATCTCTGCCAAGTAAAATACAAGCAAAAGAACATTTTTAGGTCTGACCCTTTCAGTTACTTGAGAGGTCTTTGTTTTGCTCTCATCTTGGTCCTAGATAAGGATCAAATACCCTTCCCTCACTCTGTCTAACTTCTATTTTTATCCATCTTCCAACTTGATTCTATCTCATAACTTTTTCTTAGTGACGTCACCAAACCGTTTCCCTTTACAGGATAAAATTCTCAATTTCCTATTCTTATCCCTACTTTCTCTACTCGTATAAATACTTCATTGCCACACACAAAACATTCACAACTtcaaaaactttcaaaaaaaaaaaaaatgggaagCAAAACCCAACAACAACGACAATATTCTCTTAACTGGGTAAGAGGAAAATGCATCGGAAAGGGTTCATTCGGGACTGTCAATCTCGCCGTTAACCGGTCCAACGGATACACGTTCGCCGTAAAGTCTGTCGATATGAATTCTTGTCATCCAACACACATTCAATCTCTCGAAAACGAAATTCAGATTCTCCAATCTCTATCTTCGCCTTATATTGTTAAATACCTGAGCAATGATACAGAAATCCAATCTTCCGGTTCTGTGAACAGGAATTTACACATGGAGTATATGTGCAATGGTACGGTTTCCGAGTTGTCTGAACAGATTTACAGCGGCAATGAGCAAATGTTACGGTCGTATACTCGATGTATTGTGTCGGCATTGCAATACATACATTCTGCAGGGTACGTGCATTGTGATGTCAAGGGGAAGAATGTTTTAGTCAGTTCTATACCTGGTGTTGCTAAGCTAGCAGATTTCGGCTCCGCGAAGAAAATCTCCAGTGACCGGAATTTGGGAGGTTCGATAATGGCCAGAGGGACTCCACTTTGGATGGCGCCAGAAGTGATCCAACAAGTAAGACAAGGTCCTGAATCTGATGTTTGGTCATTGGGTTGTACAGTTATTGAAATGATCACTGGTAAGGCACCATGGAAAGATTCCAAGCCTACAATGGTGTATACAATTGGGTATACTAATGAAATCCCTGAATTTCCCGACGACATTTCAGATTCGTGTCGTGATTTTCTCGAGAAATGCTTGCGAAGAGACCCGGATTCGCGATGGAACTGCGAGCAGTTATTACAACACCCGTTCTTATCCACCGATGGTGTCGACTCCGTCAACGAGAATTCCCCCCGCTGTGTACTCGACTGGGCAAATTCAGAATTCGGCGACGACGACATCGAAGAAAACAATTCCGGTTCTGATCAAAGTTCTGCAATCTCATCAGCTAAAGACAGGATCAGTAAATTAGCTAGTGTTAGAAGGGTGTTTTGGGAATCGTGTGATGATTGGGAGGTGGTGAGGTCTGGTTTTGTTTGCGACAgaacagaatcagaagaagataAAACGATAGGGGCAGATTCGGTATTATCAAATACGATAAGCACGACAGAGGAGGTGAAGATAAGGACAATTCCGGAATATTCCAGGAAAGTAGAAGAAACTGAAAGGGTAAAGATGGAATATTCAGGCTGTTCTGTTATCCCAAGTGGTGCTACTTGTTCTGTAAGATATGTTAGTTGTCCTCCTCCCAGTTGTTTCTGGGATTGTAATGCAGCTGGTTTTGGTTGTCAGCAGCAGCATACAACATGGGATAAGAAGAAAAGGTGGCGGTGGTTTTTAGTGGTGAGAAGAAACAGAAAACAAGGTTATTATTGTTATCATTATCACAATGAGATCTGCTGTAAATTCATTTCTtcattgttatttttatttttattagcattacttctaattcatcaattgacatTACAATTTCCTAAATTGCCTATTTCATCTACCAAtttgattcagcaaaaaaaaaagaaaaaatatttcatctACCAATTCCTCCTTTTATCCCATGTGATTTTTTGGCATAATTGCTAAAAGGAATACTGGGCTTAGCATGGGATATCGTTTGAATTATCTGACTAATATAAAATGGTATCCCATCAAAATCAGCATTAGTCACTAGTGATCAATAGGGATGTGCAACGGACTGACGGTTGCGGATTaagggtcacccgcaaccaaaccgtcaaaattgtggatttggaaaattgaaccgtgaccggtCCAATCATCCGTGGATTTAACCTCTGCGGGTTGTACGGTCCGGATGCGCGTTAACGGCGGATAATGAAATCCATAACCCTCATATATTTACCATGTGGTGATGATATTTACAAAGCAGCCATCTCTTATAGTGGTGATATGATTTAGTTCGACCTCCACATCGAGAAATTTCAAGTCCTTCAAATCCCTAGTGTCTTTTCTATAAGTTTAAGAGTATTTGCAAAGAATAATTGATCATGCTGAGGTTGTGTTTGCATCAACTCAGGATACCCGTCAACTTCCTTGTTGAAGATTACAGTGTTCTGTGGCAGTTTAGAGTTGACAAATGAAGGCTTGAAACAATAAGTTGTCCTTCCATCCCCAAAGAGACCAGAATCTTTCGTGCACATGAGTTTGTTCAGCTACATGTTAGGCAGAGTACTGGATTTGGATTTTGAAATATCAGTAGATAGGTAAAAGGATGCGCATTTTTCTTGCAAGAAAGCAAGAGTAAGGTATTCTTAAAATTAGACGGAAGCTAATTTAAATTACTGGAGCACCTTGATATATGGACTGCAACTTGTTGAAAGACTCGCTGTGTGTACTTTCTTGCATTCTAGTAACGATGCCAATGTATCATACACGGCGAATGAATTCAGATATATTAGCTTATAAATGCTGGTTTCTTTATCTGTTGATTTTAAGTTACACTTCCATGAGGTTCTGCCAGATAAAAGTTCAACAGAAATATTCAGAGTCTCCCTGCAGCGATGAAGGTGTTCGAGTTATGGGCTTCAATGGTAAGGTTTTACTTTACTACcctacggtgcgggtaatccgcggttttcaaaGGACAACCGCAACCGGACCGCGTGCAGAATTGATAATTCCATCCGTATCCGGCCCATAGATCTTGCGGTTTGGGTTTCActcgcaattttgcggacggatacgggtgaGATTCGCGGTTTCGGACTTTTGCACacttagggaccatggtttttttaggggaccatgattttattaggccaccttctctatagttataaggggtgtcctaaagcattgaaatgactaatctatccttaatctaatttaatttaaaaccaacccactaaccacctatatatatatatatatatataaccaccacctcctcccaccaccacctcccaccatcgccgattaccaccaccacctcctccgattatcaccaccaccaaccaccgattaccaccaccgtcgccgcccaccacctccgattaccaccaccaccaccaaccaccgattaccaccaccacctctgattatcaccaccaccaaccaccaccaccactatatatttatatatagcttaatttaaaatattaacaaagatattctcacaaacccattacttgtcattcgtttttggttgaataaatgagaagtaatcattaaaatgagttgaaaatggaagttgcaaagAGGTTTAATTGAgggttttttcagagaaaagttcggttatcacaaattaaatttttcttaaccgaactcagagtttggttgattcgcaaaaaaaatacgtttaaccgaactccttgtgtgagaacaatacaagtccataagttcggttccttctaaggctgcacatgggcggaTATGgggggtataagctaaaaccaacctcgcacccacagacagcggtttttttttttcataaccaaccccgcacccacaaacagcgggcgggttttgttacccgcccgctacgggttgggcgggtatgggtttaaacgggtttaaacccgctttatattcaagtatttagagtaacttctattctccttgattaagtgagaaaagaaaaaccaaaacccccaaaatattcatatctaggaagttcacagatgaagattaagtgttgaatctgttgatttttcgattgttgtcgatttctggtgaagattcaaagttgttgtcgatttctggtgaagatttctggtaattgtcgttcgtaggtgaagaagaggaactggggaggaagaagaggagaggccgaacagaaagaagagtgtagaaagtgaatgagggttatcagttatcctatctactagtatatgggtttcataatggacgactaggattagttttatctaatggtatataatctgcgggttttttgggcgggtattagcttaaaccaacctcgcacccacagacagcgggtgTTTTTttccataaccaaccccgcacccacaacgggcgggtatggattaaaaacccacggatttagcgggtacgggtgggtttgggtatcgtgggcgggtcttgtgcagccctagttccttcgcaaaataaggatatcaccgaactttagtttatgaaaataatgagaagtccacaagttcggttcgtttgcaaaaattttaagttttctttgtaaccgaactctacctttgaaacttcgtaaccgaactctacctaattcgccaagaaataaatttcgtagtaaccgaacgtttgcctaattgcatatataagcccagttcggttgattcaaaaaatatgttgaagtttgcgaaccaaccgaacttctaacactaggttacttttaacctgcagttcggttggaaacttggttgcgttgaagtttgcgaactaaccgaacatacaagatgtacccaaataaattgttaagttcaaagttcggtgacctaccattttatcctaggtaaccgaacataacactgtacgaccaaaacctccattaacgagcgagttcggtaacctgcgtgtttggaaaacgtaaccgaactacactatCAGTGAtagtgtgttcggttacatgttcttgacatatggtaactgaactggcccaaatctacataaaaaatttcattttttttgaaagtttggagcaattcaaccaacattatctaagtttgaagcatacctgggtacccaaatacccttcctccggttgtggttggtaaaatccatcgtttttcatgttttcttcatcttctctaactttactctctcaataattctacttctttaaaaaaaaccatctgattttttgatctcactaattatctttaacttaatcatctcactaatcattacactaactattattaacactaactaatcatcacccaaaattaatcaggaggataatttagtcattaatataaatatttagatatggggtgacctagatttacttctaatatctttacccaaaataaaaccatggtccccaaaaaaaccatggcccccaaaaaaatcgttcctaGTGATCATGGATTTTTGGTACCAAGCAAAGTTTCTTGTACGGTTTTCTTTATGTCAGGCCCATTAGACTTTAGAGGCTTAGACTCATGTTGTTTGTTACGCTTGAGGGTTCGGGTACTTCCATTGAATTGAAAAGAGATGCAGCAAAATCTCCGTCGGGGGCAGGCAGAAATCAATGAAAGAATGCTGAAAACTGCAGGGAActctgaaaagaagaatcttattTATGTGTCTCGTTCTCACTCACGCTACGGCTTATAAGAGACGGGGGAACAAATAATGCTGTATGTATATATGGATTTAACTTTCCTTATTCGGTCACTGTAAAACCAAATCTAACATCTACAGCACCACTTTCCAAATACTTTTGTTCTTCCcttgtttccttttcaaaaataaTGATTATCCCATGGTTACGGTGTTGGTTCCCTTGGGCGTCATTACAGTACAAGTGTAAGAAGGCCAGACACAGATAAATTGCTGTAAACGAGCTAGGATGAAGGTGCAGGAAAAAAAGATACACCGTGCGTGATTTTGCTGCGTCACTCACCTGTATCAATTAGCCCAACCACTGCACTACTAAATGTGTTGTAGTCACCTGTATCATTTATCGCCTCCAAATTCCAAGTTATCGCTCACCACCAACAGACAACAGTTAAGACTACTACATAACAGGGACGGCTTTGTAACAAAGAACTAACCCTGCACTGCTGCACCTACCTGGTTATAAATCAAAATTACGCTTTATCATAAGACGCACTTTTGTGGAATTGCCTCTAGTTAAGTTACATTCTCAATTCGGAAACTCTGATCTTCAATTTTTCATAAAAACCCTAACATTCTGAGTCGTTCAACTTCTTAATTTCTTACTTACAATGCATCTTCACCTCGATTACTAACCTCATCTTATTCTACTGGCCGAAAAGAAAGACAGgaccaagaagaagaaaaggagtaACCCCATATCCACAAACAAGCCAGCTAATAACCTAATCAGAGTTGACATAGTTTCTATGTGTACGATGTACATTACAACTGATTTGGCCTAAGCCAGCTAACTAACTTAGTCACTACTGTGTGCAATCTTCAATTTTTCCGCAATGTGTGGCTCTGAAAGTAAAGCTTGTTACAATAGCAAGCACATACACTGACACTGCTGATCTGTATACTAGGGGAAGCTCATTAAGCACATACTTCATGACTCCATGAGTTTAATGCACACAACTGCACCGCTCTTCCTAAAGAGAAATGGTCTGGAATCTCAGCAAAATTAAACCCTTTATTCCAGCTAGATGACTAGTAACCACCCTCTGCTTCATATCAAGAATTCAGAAAAGGTGGTTGACGGCGCCTGTAACTGCATAAAACCTGGCTATTATGTGCAGTTGCAGTCCCAACAGTTATAGACATAATGGGATTCACAGTGCCTGTAACTGAATTAAACTAGAGGGCAGTTCTAAGTTTTAACTTCAAAGCTGAACTTCTAGCGGAATCAAGAAAATTACATACCGAGGCTGATGAAATTTACCACTCTAGGTTTTCGAATTATCCTGGATTAAAAGGTGGGAGACAATTGAGATCAGCATACACAACCATGAAATGAAGCACCCCAATCAGATTATGTTGTGGATTAGACTAAGACAGGACCATATTTTGGACTGAGACGTAAAGATCAGAAAACTGTGAGGATTCAAAAATATAGTTCAACTCCAAGCATATAAACAGCACTCATGTGACTAAGTACCGGAGTTAAGTAGCGTCCAAAATACTATTTACCTGATGTTATGTTAATACTTAATAGTACAAACATTCAGTTCGAGCAGGTAAACTCCACGGCGACCCTAAGAATCAATGATGATTTCAAGGCATTCATGATGGAGGAAGTCAGCATAACACGTTTCCAGTAAACTTTATCCTTTGCCTCTTTTACCTTCTTCTCCGCCTCTTTCaccttctcctcctcctctttTACCTTTTTGAACTGATTTTCAAATTCCTTAATTTGTTCAGGTCCAAGTTTCGCCACAGCTTCAGTTTCTGTCAACCACTTGGTCCCGCGGGTATGTTTTTCAATTCCTCGAAAACCTTAAGCAAGCATGGATAAGAAGACAACCCCTCCTGAACCTCCTTTGGGAGCTCCTTGGAAGAAGTTTCACCAACAGTTTTGGTTCTAAGTTTCTTCCCATTGGTTTTGCAATCTTTAGGTTTCTTCGAGCTTACTTTTTCTTCCCCCGCAAAAAATTCCTTCATTAGAGAATACAAGGCAGGATCTAACCCATTTGTTAATCGCATCCCCTTTTCTGCATTCTCGATATTGTTTTCATACTTCTTTTTCATCGCTCTCAGTTTTCTACGTAATTTAGTTTCGGTAGCAGCGGTGGCTGCTTCCACATCCAGCTTATGCATGATAGAAGCAAGAACTCCAGCGATATCAGCTCTAGGATCTTTACCTTCCTTCCGCAATTTCAACATAGCTTCCATAATCACCATCTCATCATGATTGCTCCATACATTCTCAAAGAGTTTCTTCTGAGTTGGAGGATTACTACTGCTACCACCACCGTTTTCCTGTTCCGttttaatctttttattctcaGCAGCTTCTACACCCTCAGCAGGGCGTTTCACAGGACCATCAGTCGGAGAAGTGAACCGACGTGGTCTTGATACAGTTTTCTTTACTATTTTCGACGGTGCTACAGCCAGTTTCATAAGAGCATCGATATCCGGAGGAGTTAACATTACCATTCTGTATCTAAATATATCAGATCTGTATCTTACTCCTCTAATAAATAGAAAAGCAGTTAAACCCCAATAAATATTTTGTATGATCGATCTATCTACCTGGTAATGGTCTCCACTCCACTCCTCCTCTGTAAGTTTACCTGTATCTTCTTCTCCTCCTGAAATCTATCTACCTTGTAACAGTCTCCTTACAAATAGAAAACCTATGAACAGCAATTTCGTCAATAGAAATCCTATGAACAGCAGTTAAACACCAATAACTAAAAAACGAAGTTGCTTATAAAAAGCTGTTTACGTTTCCAAGCACGTTTTTTACCTTCCTACTTAAAAACTAAGGGATGGTCTGGATTTTAGATCAACGGAACGGATAGTGGTAGATTTCAGGGTTTGATATTGATTTGGTTCACAATGCAGATACGAAGTCACTGGGCAGGTAGTGATGCGAATTTCAAATCACCAAAAGAGTAAATGGTAATGGAACGTCCCTATTACACCAACGGACAAAGTTTGAAACAAAGGACAAAAATGTACAGAATTTTCTTGATACAAACAACTTATCAAATACAATGGAAGTACACAACTCTTTTTATTTGAGGACTGGGGAGGTGATATGATACAGACTACAGACATTGACTTCTTTCTGAATGAAAAAGCAACAAGCACCATATTTTCCGTCCTTCCTTCCGAAGAAAACCTAAACCAGCACCAATTGCAccaattgcaaccaaaatgtTGAAAAAAAAACCATCACTCACTCCAGGATGTTCTGTAATGCTGCTGATAGTTGGATTCCAAAACTAAAGTCTCCATCAGGTATATATCTTGACAGAGCCAGGTTGAGGATAACAACTAACATCCCATCCCTACTATGTTGCCATCTTCACTGCATGCTTCGTTTCCATATCCATAATCCGGTAAAGAAGTGCGTATGAG encodes the following:
- the LOC113309530 gene encoding mitogen-activated protein kinase kinase kinase 17-like gives rise to the protein MGSKTQQQRQYSLNWVRGKCIGKGSFGTVNLAVNRSNGYTFAVKSVDMNSCHPTHIQSLENEIQILQSLSSPYIVKYLSNDTEIQSSGSVNRNLHMEYMCNGTVSELSEQIYSGNEQMLRSYTRCIVSALQYIHSAGYVHCDVKGKNVLVSSIPGVAKLADFGSAKKISSDRNLGGSIMARGTPLWMAPEVIQQVRQGPESDVWSLGCTVIEMITGKAPWKDSKPTMVYTIGYTNEIPEFPDDISDSCRDFLEKCLRRDPDSRWNCEQLLQHPFLSTDGVDSVNENSPRCVLDWANSEFGDDDIEENNSGSDQSSAISSAKDRISKLASVRRVFWESCDDWEVVRSGFVCDRTESEEDKTIGADSVLSNTISTTEEVKIRTIPEYSRKVEETERVKMEYSGCSVIPSGATCSVRYVSCPPPSCFWDCNAAGFGCQQQHTTWDKKKRWRWFLVVRRNRKQGYYCYHYHNEICCKFISSLLFLFLLALLLIHQLTLQFPKLPISSTNLIQQKKKKKYFIYQFLLLSHVIFWHNC